Proteins co-encoded in one Opitutus terrae PB90-1 genomic window:
- the ruvB gene encoding Holliday junction branch migration DNA helicase RuvB, whose protein sequence is MPPPAATGLGYITNALAAPVSPAEAALRPLTFADFTGQPKTVERLQVMVGAAKQRGEALNHILLSGPPGLGKTTLAFILGHELGKNVRVTSGPVVEKAGDLAGLLTNLEEGDILFIDEIHRIPKTVEEYLYSAMEDFRLDIMIDQGPNARSVRLSLPRFTLVGATTRAGLLTAPLRSRFTLQTRLDYYDHATLESIVRRSCGLLKVPVDQGGAHEIATRSRGTPRVANNLINFVRDFAQQRANGKITQPVAAAALELLEIDAAGLDEMDKRMLRVMAENYGGRPVGISTIAVAVGEESETLEEVHEPFLIQEGYIQRTREGRMLTPKGYQAVGLKPHSGDQATLL, encoded by the coding sequence ATGCCGCCGCCCGCGGCGACGGGTCTCGGCTACATCACCAACGCGCTCGCCGCGCCCGTGTCCCCGGCCGAGGCTGCGCTCCGGCCGCTGACGTTCGCGGATTTCACCGGCCAGCCGAAAACCGTCGAACGCCTGCAGGTGATGGTCGGCGCCGCCAAGCAGCGTGGCGAGGCCCTGAATCACATCCTGCTCTCCGGCCCGCCCGGACTCGGCAAGACGACGCTCGCGTTCATTCTCGGCCACGAGCTCGGCAAGAATGTCCGGGTGACCTCCGGCCCCGTCGTGGAAAAGGCTGGCGACCTCGCCGGGCTGCTCACGAATCTCGAGGAGGGCGACATCCTGTTCATCGACGAGATTCACCGGATTCCGAAAACAGTGGAGGAGTATCTCTACTCCGCGATGGAGGACTTCCGGCTCGACATCATGATCGACCAGGGACCGAACGCCCGCAGCGTCCGGCTCTCGCTGCCCCGTTTCACGCTCGTCGGCGCGACCACCCGCGCCGGACTGCTCACCGCACCATTGCGCTCGCGGTTCACGCTCCAGACCCGGCTCGACTACTACGATCATGCGACGCTCGAGAGCATCGTGCGCCGCAGCTGCGGGCTGCTGAAAGTGCCGGTCGACCAGGGCGGCGCGCACGAGATCGCGACCCGCTCCCGCGGCACGCCACGCGTGGCCAACAATTTGATCAATTTCGTCCGCGACTTCGCCCAGCAACGGGCCAACGGCAAGATTACGCAGCCCGTTGCCGCCGCCGCGCTCGAGCTGCTCGAGATCGACGCCGCCGGGCTCGACGAGATGGACAAGCGCATGCTCCGCGTGATGGCCGAGAATTACGGCGGCCGCCCGGTAGGCATCAGCACCATCGCCGTCGCGGTCGGGGAAGAATCCGAAACCCTCGAGGAAGTGCACGAGCCCTTCCTCATTCAGGAAGGCTACATTCAGCGCACGCGCGAAGGCCGGATGCTGACGCCGAAAGGTTATCAAGCCGTCGGGCTGAAGCCGCATTCCGGCGATCAAGCCACGCTGCTGTGA
- a CDS encoding 3'-5' exonuclease, which yields MPQCVAVIWTEQPIFFIDFEGNQTSGVLELGVVEVHGGAIGATHTRLCRPTGPVRPEDAALHGLRTHVLADCAPFADEWETFARWRERGPLAAHYAGVENALLKATWPYPRSSPDFARPGESVVDWGPWIDTGRLYAQLYPELGTGQLEALVAACGLKHELDALAAQYCPPERRRYHAALYDALAGALLLASLARDPRLATLSIMQLLALSTLDADKRDALQQRELFE from the coding sequence ATGCCTCAGTGTGTGGCGGTGATCTGGACCGAGCAGCCGATCTTCTTCATCGATTTCGAGGGTAACCAGACCTCGGGTGTGCTGGAGCTCGGGGTGGTCGAGGTGCACGGCGGTGCGATTGGGGCGACGCACACGCGGCTGTGCCGGCCAACCGGGCCTGTGCGCCCCGAAGATGCGGCGTTGCATGGGTTGCGGACGCACGTGCTCGCGGACTGCGCGCCGTTCGCGGACGAGTGGGAAACCTTTGCGCGCTGGCGCGAGCGCGGGCCGCTGGCCGCCCACTATGCGGGCGTGGAGAACGCGCTGCTCAAGGCAACGTGGCCCTATCCGCGTAGCTCGCCGGATTTCGCGCGTCCGGGTGAGAGCGTGGTGGATTGGGGACCCTGGATCGACACGGGCCGGTTGTATGCGCAGCTCTATCCTGAGCTCGGCACGGGCCAGCTCGAAGCACTGGTGGCGGCGTGCGGTTTGAAGCACGAGCTCGACGCGCTCGCGGCGCAGTATTGTCCGCCGGAGCGCCGGCGCTATCACGCGGCGCTCTACGATGCACTGGCCGGAGCGTTGCTCCTGGCGTCACTGGCGCGCGATCCACGGCTGGCCACGCTTTCGATCATGCAATTGCTCGCGCTGAGCACGCTCGACGCCGACAAGCGCGACGCACTGCAGCAGCGGGAATTGTTCGAGTAG
- the hisN gene encoding histidinol-phosphatase: MDLTPYRDFMVDLARESGDLIRTFYGNPQLAVETKSDLSPVTLADRGAEELMRDRIRQNFPQHGVIGEEFGSDKTDADFVWVLDPIDGTKSFITGVPLFATLIALLHEGQPVLGAIHQPVLSQLLIGDNLSATLNDRPVRCRATTRIEESTLLTSDPLNPAKYRDGARFDALARRARLVRTWGDAYGYLLVATGWADICLDPIMNSWDIAALIPVVRGAGGMITDWQGNAPYPAESTIGSATPELHAQVLAALN; this comes from the coding sequence GTGGACCTCACCCCTTATCGCGACTTCATGGTCGATCTCGCGCGCGAAAGCGGCGACCTCATCCGGACCTTTTACGGTAATCCGCAACTCGCCGTGGAAACGAAATCGGATCTGTCGCCGGTGACGCTGGCCGACCGCGGCGCGGAGGAGCTCATGCGCGATCGCATCCGCCAAAACTTCCCGCAACACGGCGTGATCGGCGAGGAATTCGGCAGCGACAAGACCGACGCGGATTTCGTGTGGGTGCTCGATCCGATCGACGGCACCAAATCATTCATCACCGGCGTGCCGCTGTTCGCCACGCTGATTGCCTTGCTGCACGAGGGCCAGCCCGTGCTCGGCGCGATTCACCAGCCGGTGCTGAGCCAGCTGCTGATCGGCGACAACCTTTCCGCAACGCTCAACGATCGACCGGTCCGTTGCCGCGCCACGACGCGCATCGAGGAGTCGACGCTGCTCACGAGTGACCCGCTCAATCCCGCCAAGTATCGCGATGGCGCGCGCTTCGACGCCCTCGCCCGCCGCGCACGGCTGGTGCGCACGTGGGGCGATGCCTATGGCTATCTGCTCGTCGCCACCGGCTGGGCTGATATCTGCCTCGATCCGATCATGAACTCGTGGGACATCGCCGCGCTGATTCCGGTGGTTCGAGGCGCGGGCGGCATGATCACCGACTGGCAGGGCAACGCGCCCTACCCAGCCGAATCGACGATCGGCTCCGCCACGCCCGAGCTCCACGCGCAGGTGCTGGCGGCGTTGAACTAG
- a CDS encoding DUF2059 domain-containing protein, translated as MKKLALALLAVLSAAAVYAADPAPVFNATFTMGKETRFILVSPAGETSGWIKLGDEFAGYTLKDFDPATATLAVERGGAVTKLTLVDDAVVKPGAPARAGTQATLADAETTLNVMRFEEMMEKMFAQQKQQSVAMVRQMTGQMNTPGVNREELAAFQEKVMGEMMAALNPAQMKQDMVKIYSELFTKEELAAQSAFYSTPAGQAMVDKTPAVQARLQQVMMPRMQAVMPKIMQMGQEFRAQQQAKAQAAGAAATPPVAPKG; from the coding sequence ATGAAAAAACTCGCCCTTGCCCTGCTCGCGGTGCTGAGCGCCGCGGCCGTCTACGCCGCCGACCCTGCGCCGGTGTTCAATGCCACGTTCACGATGGGAAAGGAGACGCGGTTCATCCTCGTGTCCCCCGCAGGCGAGACCAGCGGTTGGATCAAGCTCGGTGACGAGTTCGCGGGCTACACGCTCAAGGATTTCGATCCCGCCACGGCGACGCTCGCGGTGGAACGCGGCGGCGCGGTGACCAAGCTCACACTGGTCGACGATGCCGTGGTGAAGCCCGGTGCGCCGGCGCGGGCCGGCACGCAGGCGACGCTCGCCGACGCGGAGACCACGCTCAACGTGATGCGCTTCGAAGAAATGATGGAGAAGATGTTCGCGCAGCAGAAACAGCAGTCGGTCGCGATGGTCCGACAGATGACCGGCCAGATGAACACGCCCGGCGTGAATCGCGAGGAACTCGCGGCATTTCAGGAGAAAGTCATGGGCGAAATGATGGCCGCGCTGAATCCGGCGCAGATGAAGCAGGACATGGTGAAGATTTACAGCGAGCTGTTCACCAAGGAGGAGCTGGCGGCGCAGAGTGCATTCTACAGCACGCCCGCCGGCCAGGCGATGGTGGACAAAACTCCGGCCGTGCAGGCGCGACTGCAGCAGGTGATGATGCCGCGGATGCAGGCGGTGATGCCGAAGATCATGCAGATGGGACAGGAGTTTCGGGCGCAGCAGCAAGCGAAGGCGCAGGCCGCGGGCGCCGCGGCGACGCCGCCGGTCGCGCCGAAGGGCTGA
- the queF gene encoding preQ(1) synthase, translated as MADIKILETFPNPAPARDYVIEHTHHEFTSVCPITGHPDFADITVRYVADKICVELKSLKLYFHAYRNEGIFFEAVTNRICDDLGKVLNPRSLMVISEWKARGGFTSRITAEWKRKRKS; from the coding sequence ATGGCCGACATCAAGATTCTCGAGACCTTTCCCAATCCTGCGCCGGCGCGCGACTACGTGATCGAACACACGCATCACGAGTTCACCTCGGTATGCCCGATCACCGGTCATCCGGATTTCGCCGACATCACGGTCCGTTACGTGGCCGACAAGATCTGCGTCGAGCTGAAGTCGCTGAAGCTGTATTTTCATGCGTATCGCAACGAGGGAATTTTCTTCGAGGCGGTGACGAACCGGATCTGTGACGACCTGGGCAAGGTGCTGAACCCGCGCAGTCTGATGGTGATCTCGGAATGGAAAGCCCGCGGTGGGTTCACGTCACGGATCACCGCCGAGTGGAAGCGGAAGAGGAAAAGTTGA
- the rny gene encoding ribonuclease Y — protein sequence MSAADFAFLIAESDLFDWSLTVALVIGGALGFLVVWAFTRHTRRMAHEQAAELEEVARREAAVAAEEIRQKAEAEIQEKRAELNRDFDRREIESEVRLREIRAHEESLALLDYQLEQRQERLNRETAAMRQARDAIRALSKSVRQRLEGVSQMDAESIRQALREEVQLECQDELRALRREIMEKSEQDLQTEGRRIMIAAMQRLASKPNNDLTSTIVSLPNEDMKGRIIGREGRNIKAFEAATGVTVLIDESPQTVLISSFDPIRREVARGALEALIKDGRIHPATIEEFVKRAHEEIELSAMQAGEDAVTRLNINGLHPEIIKLLGKLKFRFSYNQNVLDHSVETASLASMIASEVGLDPNVAKRAGLLHDIGKAVNADYEGSHAHIGAEFIRRYGETPIVVNSVAAHHEEVKPETVYAGLVILADTISATRPGARAESMAGYIQRLGRLEKLAMAIDGVQQAFAIQAGREIRVVVSPQTVTDDRAREIAKELRKRIEAELQYPSTIKITVIREQRFTETAT from the coding sequence GTGAGCGCAGCCGACTTCGCGTTTCTGATAGCCGAGAGCGACCTGTTCGATTGGTCGCTCACGGTGGCATTGGTCATTGGCGGGGCACTGGGTTTTCTGGTCGTCTGGGCGTTCACGCGGCACACGCGCCGGATGGCGCATGAGCAGGCGGCGGAACTCGAAGAGGTGGCGCGCCGCGAGGCAGCCGTGGCCGCGGAGGAGATTCGCCAGAAAGCCGAAGCGGAAATTCAGGAGAAACGCGCCGAGCTGAACCGCGATTTCGACCGGCGCGAAATCGAGAGCGAGGTGCGGCTCCGCGAAATCCGCGCGCACGAGGAATCGCTCGCGCTGCTCGACTACCAACTCGAGCAGCGGCAGGAGCGGCTCAACCGCGAGACCGCGGCGATGCGGCAGGCGCGCGATGCGATCCGGGCGCTGTCGAAAAGCGTGCGGCAGCGGCTCGAGGGCGTGTCGCAGATGGACGCCGAGTCGATCCGCCAGGCGCTGCGCGAGGAGGTGCAGCTCGAATGCCAGGACGAACTCCGCGCACTGCGACGCGAGATCATGGAGAAGTCCGAGCAGGACCTGCAGACCGAAGGCCGCCGAATCATGATCGCCGCGATGCAGCGGCTCGCCAGCAAGCCGAACAACGACCTGACGTCGACCATCGTGTCGCTGCCGAACGAGGACATGAAAGGCCGGATCATCGGCCGCGAAGGGCGCAACATCAAAGCGTTCGAGGCGGCGACGGGCGTGACCGTGCTCATCGACGAGTCGCCTCAGACGGTCTTGATTTCATCGTTCGACCCGATCCGGCGCGAAGTGGCGCGCGGGGCCCTGGAGGCGTTGATCAAGGACGGCCGGATTCATCCCGCGACGATCGAGGAGTTCGTGAAGCGTGCGCACGAGGAGATCGAGCTCTCGGCGATGCAGGCCGGCGAGGACGCGGTGACGCGGCTCAATATCAACGGGCTGCACCCGGAAATCATCAAGCTGCTCGGCAAACTGAAATTCCGCTTCTCCTACAACCAGAACGTGCTCGATCACTCGGTCGAGACCGCGTCGCTGGCGTCGATGATTGCGAGCGAGGTCGGGCTCGATCCGAATGTCGCGAAGCGCGCGGGGCTGCTGCACGACATCGGCAAGGCGGTGAACGCCGACTACGAAGGCAGCCATGCGCACATCGGCGCGGAATTTATCCGGCGCTATGGCGAGACGCCGATCGTGGTGAATTCGGTTGCGGCCCATCACGAGGAGGTGAAGCCGGAGACGGTTTACGCCGGGTTGGTGATTTTGGCCGATACGATCTCCGCCACGCGGCCGGGCGCGCGCGCGGAATCGATGGCAGGTTACATCCAGCGGCTCGGCCGGCTGGAAAAACTGGCGATGGCGATCGACGGCGTGCAGCAGGCGTTTGCCATTCAGGCCGGCCGGGAGATTCGCGTCGTGGTGTCGCCGCAAACCGTGACGGACGATCGGGCGCGGGAGATCGCGAAGGAGCTGCGCAAGCGGATCGAGGCCGAGCTGCAGTATCCGAGCACGATCAAGATCACGGTCATCCGCGAGCAGCGGTTCACGGAGACCGCGACCTGA
- a CDS encoding exosortase/archaeosortase family protein: MPASTSRRRWLAAGACALAGLALFQFFGNATHGYVDTSSTFWWWISQWIDPGAESEHGWVILGISGWLLWRNLRRAARGEWALRSQSEVESARTKDADDSGSGNVEPRRPRRGCGDEGVAAPAAAMVAGLGLHALGFVAQQTRISIVAVLLFTWGVLRLGGGRRWGRAALFPLAFMLFAIPVNVLDSLGFWLRMWVVDAAGAIAHLGGVDVVRSGTQLFSPDGSYQYDVAAACSGVRSLVALAALSLLIGYLNFRSWWRRALVFALCFPLTYLGNLTRVLVIIVAAELGGQAWGERAHEVMGFGVFVIVLGGVAAAAKLLQRVPEIGERRAESEERRASHNRQDQEARGRDRSPSGPRSVNDETQGRGRLGEASLPRAEQSRAVTGAATSSGATFLWRGAESAPYLAAFAIIGLTVGEVVFLAQLSVGTPRGEAGVRLSADGRDPIELPAFIGTEWIGRRAEVTAVERAVLPADTGFSRRNYVHVQGGAHVVLFSIVLSGRDRTSIHRPELCLVGQGWTIRDQRAIELRWRAQPPANLPATLLRTELVEARTGRRVPTLTVYWFVDRDAVVASHWGRFWHDAWNRVRHGRADRWAYVLLQTDAADGEEPALARLQVVLQGVWPSVTARHGTEQ; this comes from the coding sequence ATGCCGGCTTCCACCTCGCGGCGACGCTGGCTGGCGGCCGGTGCGTGTGCGTTGGCCGGGCTGGCGCTTTTCCAGTTCTTCGGCAACGCCACGCACGGTTACGTGGATACGTCGTCCACATTTTGGTGGTGGATCAGCCAGTGGATCGATCCGGGGGCGGAGTCCGAGCATGGCTGGGTGATTCTCGGAATCAGCGGGTGGCTGCTGTGGCGGAATCTGCGCCGCGCGGCGCGCGGCGAGTGGGCGCTGCGCAGCCAGTCTGAGGTTGAAAGTGCAAGGACCAAGGACGCCGACGACAGCGGCTCTGGTAATGTGGAGCCGCGGCGCCCTCGTCGCGGCTGCGGCGACGAGGGCGTCGCCGCTCCAGCAGCTGCGATGGTGGCGGGACTAGGGTTGCACGCGCTCGGGTTTGTGGCGCAGCAGACGCGCATTTCGATCGTGGCCGTGCTGCTGTTCACCTGGGGGGTGCTGCGCCTGGGCGGCGGCCGGCGCTGGGGACGCGCCGCGCTGTTTCCACTCGCGTTCATGCTTTTCGCGATTCCGGTCAACGTCCTCGATTCGCTCGGCTTCTGGCTGCGGATGTGGGTGGTCGATGCGGCGGGCGCGATCGCGCACCTTGGCGGCGTCGATGTGGTGCGCAGCGGCACCCAGTTGTTTTCGCCGGATGGCAGTTATCAATACGACGTCGCGGCCGCCTGCTCGGGCGTGCGGTCGCTCGTGGCGCTCGCGGCGCTGTCGCTGCTGATCGGTTACCTCAATTTTCGTTCGTGGTGGCGGCGCGCGCTGGTGTTTGCGCTCTGTTTTCCGCTCACGTATCTGGGCAATCTCACCCGCGTGCTCGTGATCATCGTTGCGGCGGAGCTCGGTGGACAAGCGTGGGGAGAGCGGGCGCACGAGGTGATGGGCTTCGGCGTGTTCGTGATCGTACTGGGTGGGGTGGCCGCCGCGGCGAAGCTGCTGCAGCGAGTTCCGGAGATCGGAGAGCGGAGAGCGGAGAGCGAAGAGCGGAGAGCCAGCCACAACAGACAGGATCAGGAAGCGAGAGGTAGGGACCGCTCTCCGAGCGGTCCGCGGTCGGTGAACGACGAGACGCAAGGCCGCGGACGCCTCGGAGAGGCGTCCCTACCACGAGCCGAACAGAGCCGCGCCGTAACCGGCGCGGCTACAAGCAGCGGAGCAACGTTCTTGTGGCGCGGAGCGGAATCCGCGCCCTACCTTGCGGCCTTCGCGATCATCGGACTCACCGTCGGCGAGGTGGTTTTTCTCGCCCAGCTTTCCGTAGGAACGCCGCGCGGCGAAGCTGGGGTGCGGCTGAGCGCGGATGGCCGCGATCCGATCGAGTTGCCGGCGTTTATCGGCACCGAATGGATCGGACGACGCGCGGAGGTCACCGCCGTGGAGCGCGCCGTGCTACCCGCGGACACCGGGTTTTCGCGGCGCAACTACGTCCACGTGCAAGGCGGCGCCCACGTGGTGTTGTTCTCGATCGTGCTGAGCGGCCGCGATCGCACGTCGATTCATCGGCCCGAGCTGTGTTTGGTGGGCCAAGGCTGGACGATCCGCGATCAGCGCGCCATCGAGCTGCGCTGGCGTGCGCAGCCGCCGGCCAACCTGCCTGCGACGTTGCTGCGCACTGAGCTGGTGGAGGCCAGAACGGGGAGGCGCGTGCCGACGCTGACGGTGTATTGGTTTGTGGATCGTGACGCGGTGGTGGCCTCGCATTGGGGGCGATTCTGGCATGACGCGTGGAATCGCGTGCGTCACGGCCGCGCCGATCGCTGGGCCTACGTGCTGCTGCAAACGGATGCGGCGGATGGCGAGGAGCCGGCGCTCGCCCGGCTGCAGGTGGTGCTGCAGGGAGTGTGGCCGAGCGTGACTGCCAGACACGGCACGGAACAGTAG
- a CDS encoding LysM peptidoglycan-binding domain-containing protein, which yields MISARWAWLGRISRMLRCTGALRCALPVLLVGFAAPSDVVAAASGSEPASIAALRSKAERGNAIAQYNLGLAFADGRQMPADLSEAYVWLTLAAQSGSRARTLDVLLRTMTPAQVEEGRRRLAELRQARPELAGAPTTPVADSAPNEVPVAASNEPSPVLAAPAIDAADDKRQLSTELAAAWKETERLESELAAARASTSELARVQAELTDAQTALAGQSAELAAARAAAEKSGRALSVAAAEHTALVAQFTETSARLQRAESELAAAREQTAVLETTRRTLDETETQLRAASERAEALQRTAANRAGSVAEAETQRAELQSRLTQLTADLAAMTTARDAAVAKAHEIANLTEERQKQATENAELVARLETATAELAKHEAEANRLATERQMLAEHVAMLERERDAGTSELTARMAAIGRELQTARQEAVAAKNLAAEKAELAAKLSTANEQLVEQKQAAAQAGAEKEALVVRVTALERELQAVNADAPARLAGLQQELDVARREATTTVKNSEAEKTELAAKLSAANEQLVEQKQAAAQAGAEKEALVVRVTALEHELQAANADAPARLAGLQQELDVARREATTTVKNGEAEKTELAAKLSAANEQLVEQKQSAAQLGAEKEALATRVAALERELQAANADAPARLAALQQELETARQEAAAAKALVEATARAKTQAESELSALEGKYQQLLTSVSAQESELEKLRTAAAEVEPVRAAQAAAVEQVSALQRELAAAQAARDEAAARLATAAAAAREASTDSTTIAQLTAANQTLSARLEAATAAAGELAQIREQLAAATAEQGRVASQLTEVTSENDRLRTALSQAESARVPDVRRELETAQRALAETRQRLEIVAAEVGALRSQATAAAELTTRVRQLESENAELAALRQPAARTAELEAQVRQLEADNAALAVKAVAPMPSARSEQTEEKLETALRSYALLTAERDELLRRVDELTARIPSGDLQQQLKDANAELTTLRPQAAQVPELEGRIRQLESDNTALVVRVRSAAPTRPVVATVVRPEPAPATSAPAPAPVAPVVRTHVVVFGDTLSGIARQYYGNGNRWPELLAANRDVLRDEHSLVVGRTLRIP from the coding sequence ATGATTTCCGCACGCTGGGCGTGGTTGGGCCGGATCTCGCGGATGCTTCGCTGCACAGGCGCGCTCCGCTGCGCATTGCCGGTTCTGCTCGTTGGATTCGCCGCGCCGTCGGACGTCGTGGCTGCGGCCTCCGGCTCAGAGCCGGCGTCGATCGCCGCACTTCGGAGCAAGGCCGAACGCGGCAACGCCATCGCCCAATATAATCTCGGCCTGGCGTTCGCCGATGGTCGCCAGATGCCGGCTGATTTGTCGGAGGCCTATGTTTGGCTGACGCTCGCGGCGCAGAGCGGCAGTCGCGCCCGCACGCTGGATGTCCTGTTGCGCACGATGACGCCCGCCCAAGTGGAAGAAGGCCGTCGCCGTCTGGCCGAGCTGCGCCAGGCTCGTCCTGAGCTCGCGGGTGCTCCGACCACGCCAGTTGCCGATTCCGCTCCAAACGAAGTGCCAGTCGCGGCATCGAACGAACCCTCTCCCGTTCTCGCTGCGCCTGCGATCGACGCCGCCGATGACAAGCGGCAGCTCTCAACCGAGCTGGCCGCTGCCTGGAAGGAAACGGAGCGACTCGAGTCCGAACTCGCGGCGGCCCGCGCATCCACGTCCGAGCTTGCACGGGTTCAGGCCGAACTGACCGACGCACAGACGGCGCTCGCCGGCCAATCGGCCGAGCTCGCCGCCGCGCGGGCTGCGGCCGAAAAGTCCGGTCGCGCGCTGAGCGTCGCCGCGGCCGAGCACACGGCGCTGGTGGCGCAGTTCACGGAAACTTCCGCTCGACTGCAGCGCGCCGAGTCCGAGCTCGCGGCTGCACGCGAACAAACCGCCGTTTTGGAGACAACGCGCCGCACCCTGGACGAAACCGAAACCCAGCTCCGAGCCGCCAGCGAGCGGGCGGAGGCGCTCCAGCGCACGGCTGCGAACCGAGCCGGCTCCGTTGCTGAAGCCGAAACACAGCGCGCCGAGCTTCAATCCCGGCTCACGCAGCTCACCGCCGATCTCGCAGCGATGACGACTGCGCGCGACGCGGCCGTGGCGAAAGCCCACGAAATCGCTAATCTGACGGAAGAGCGACAAAAGCAGGCGACCGAAAACGCGGAGCTCGTGGCGCGACTTGAAACGGCCACCGCGGAGCTCGCGAAGCATGAGGCCGAGGCGAACCGGTTGGCCACGGAGCGGCAAATGCTCGCCGAGCACGTCGCTATGCTCGAGCGCGAGCGAGATGCTGGCACGAGCGAGCTGACCGCGCGAATGGCCGCGATTGGCCGAGAATTGCAGACGGCGCGGCAGGAAGCCGTCGCGGCGAAGAATCTCGCGGCCGAAAAAGCCGAGCTCGCGGCGAAGCTCTCTACGGCGAACGAACAGCTGGTCGAACAGAAGCAGGCGGCCGCGCAGGCGGGAGCCGAGAAAGAGGCGCTCGTGGTGCGAGTCACTGCGCTGGAGCGTGAGCTGCAGGCCGTCAACGCGGATGCACCGGCCCGGCTCGCCGGGTTGCAACAAGAACTTGACGTCGCCCGCCGGGAAGCGACGACGACAGTGAAGAACAGCGAAGCGGAGAAGACCGAGCTGGCAGCGAAGCTCTCCGCGGCGAACGAACAGCTGGTCGAACAGAAGCAGGCGGCCGCGCAGGCGGGAGCCGAGAAAGAGGCGCTCGTGGTGCGAGTCACTGCGCTGGAGCATGAGCTGCAGGCCGCCAACGCGGACGCACCGGCCCGACTCGCCGGGTTGCAGCAAGAACTTGATGTCGCCCGCCGGGAAGCGACGACGACAGTGAAGAACGGCGAGGCGGAGAAGACCGAGCTGGCGGCGAAGCTCTCTGCGGCGAACGAACAGCTGGTCGAACAAAAGCAGTCGGCCGCACAGCTTGGTGCTGAAAAGGAAGCGCTCGCGACGCGGGTTGCTGCGCTGGAGCGTGAGCTGCAGGCCGCCAACGCGGACGCACCGGCCCGACTCGCCGCGTTGCAACAAGAACTTGAAACCGCTCGCCAAGAGGCGGCGGCGGCGAAGGCATTGGTCGAAGCGACCGCTCGTGCGAAAACGCAGGCGGAATCCGAGTTGAGTGCGCTCGAAGGAAAATACCAGCAGCTCCTCACTTCCGTTTCGGCGCAGGAATCCGAGTTGGAAAAACTGCGCACGGCCGCCGCGGAGGTGGAACCCGTCCGCGCCGCGCAGGCTGCGGCGGTCGAACAAGTCAGCGCGCTGCAACGCGAGCTCGCGGCCGCGCAGGCCGCTCGCGACGAGGCCGCTGCGCGACTCGCGACGGCTGCAGCCGCCGCGCGCGAGGCGTCGACGGATTCCACCACGATCGCGCAACTCACCGCGGCGAACCAGACCCTGTCGGCCCGCCTGGAGGCGGCAACAGCCGCTGCCGGCGAGTTGGCACAAATACGAGAGCAGCTCGCCGCGGCAACCGCCGAGCAGGGCCGCGTCGCTTCGCAGCTGACAGAAGTCACGAGTGAGAACGACCGGCTCCGCACCGCGCTGAGCCAGGCCGAGTCTGCCCGGGTGCCGGATGTGCGTCGCGAACTCGAGACCGCGCAGCGCGCACTCGCTGAGACGCGGCAACGCCTCGAGATCGTGGCCGCGGAAGTGGGCGCGTTGCGCTCGCAAGCGACCGCCGCGGCCGAGCTCACCACGCGGGTGCGTCAGCTCGAATCGGAAAACGCCGAGCTCGCCGCCTTGCGTCAGCCTGCCGCGCGCACCGCGGAACTCGAAGCTCAAGTGCGCCAGCTTGAGGCAGACAACGCTGCGCTCGCCGTGAAAGCAGTCGCACCGATGCCGTCGGCTCGCTCCGAGCAAACGGAGGAGAAGCTGGAGACGGCGTTGCGCTCCTACGCGCTGCTCACCGCGGAGCGCGACGAACTTCTCCGGCGCGTCGACGAGCTCACGGCGCGGATTCCTTCGGGCGATCTGCAGCAGCAACTAAAGGATGCGAATGCCGAACTGACCACACTGCGCCCGCAGGCGGCACAAGTGCCGGAGCTGGAGGGACGGATTCGGCAGCTCGAGTCCGACAACACTGCGCTCGTCGTGCGCGTGCGGTCGGCGGCACCCACGCGCCCGGTCGTTGCGACAGTTGTGCGGCCTGAGCCCGCGCCAGCCACGAGCGCGCCTGCGCCCGCACCGGTCGCGCCGGTGGTGCGCACGCATGTCGTCGTGTTCGGCGATACGCTTTCGGGCATTGCGAGACAGTATTATGGGAACGGCAATCGCTGGCCGGAACTCCTCGCGGCGAATCGCGACGTGTTGCGCGACGAGCACAGCCTGGTCGTGGGCCGGACGCTGCGGATTCCGTGA